A window of Halovivax gelatinilyticus genomic DNA:
ATACGTTTGCGGCGACAATTTTGAACATACAACTATTCGATCCGAACGGTCACTCACCGCCGTCGAGACCGGCGTTCCATCCGTCCTGCAATCGGGCTCCCAACTCAAAAGGGCCATCGAGTGAATACCCTGCGTCTTTGCCGCGGTCGTCTGTGACGAATTCACCTCGTGCTGTAACTACTCCCGACCGGTCGACGCGGACGAACGATTCGTCCATGTGCGTCGTCAGACCGATTCCACTACTCTCACTGTGACTACCGTCTGCAAGTAGGCCGTACCGTACCTCGCCGACGGGGGTAGCGTTCGGATCGACGAGTGCCATCTGCTCGAACACCCGGTAGGTCTGTCTTTCCCTTTGTATCCCGAGTCGCCGACGGAGCGGTTGCACGGACAACTCGTCGCCAATCATTGCAATGCTGAGTTCAAAGAACGTCGGTGGTGCGCGCGGTTCGCCGGGTGGTTGAATTTCGCCCGCGAACCCAGACGCGGACAGTTCGTACGTCTCACCGCCAATGCTGAGGACGGCTTCTCCTCGATTGTCAGGGACGGCTACGTCCGCGTGTTCCGTTGCCCACCCTTCGGACGGATCGATGTTCAGTTCGATTGGATCTACGTCGTTGTCTCCGTCAAACTGTTCGTCCCCAGTATGGCTACTGTTCTCCTCGTCGTCGGTGTCTCCGTCAAACTGTTCGTCCCCTGAACGGCCACTGTTCTCATCGTCGTCGGTGTCTCCGTCGTCACCTCCCGTACAACCTGAAATACTTGCAAGAGAAGCGCTGGTACAGAGTGCGAGCCACTGCCGTCGGCGAAGTTTCGGACGCATGTGGTATCTATGCTAAACATATATGCATATATAAACAATTCTTTTTTTGTTTATTCCTGGATGCACGCAGATTTTTCAAAGTACGGTGAACTATTCCTGTCTCAAAGAACGAGCAACGGTAGCGACGAGGTCGACTTGAATGTAGCCTGAGAAGTCGATTTGATGGGGTATCGAGTTGTTCTTGAAAAACCGGTCATTGGTTGTAGATATCTGCGCATCAAGTCTCAAGCTGTGCCACATTCGTATCCTGTAGCTTGGACGGTAGCGAGAACAGTATTGAAACTGATAGACTGTCTACCGGTCTCTTCACACAGCTACAATGTAGCTAATCCACCAGGACAGGAGTGGAATTAACGAACGACGAGTGCTGCATCCATTCTCTGAATGCAGCACGCCACATCTGGCAGAAATTAGAGAGGAGGCAACGTGCCGCATTATATTCGGTCCCCATACTGACCAACGCGGATTCAAGATCATCTTCACGTGATAGTCAGGGTTATTGAGCCGATGGCAGAGATGACACTACTCCCACTCAACGTCATTATTCTACCGCGGTTGCTAGATACAGAAGTTATTCCTCGACGGAACTGCCGTACATCGCTGGAAACTCTTGTTCTCCCTGGATGAGTTCGTCGATCCCCTCTGTGAGCGCAACTTCTCCGAGAATAGTCGCTCGGAAATATGTGCGCACCGCCGTGTCACCTTTGTCCGTCTGTTTGCGTCGCTGAATGAGGCCAGCATCAAGGAGTCGGTCCAACTGGTCACCGAGCGTGTTGGGGTCCGTTGAAAGTGTCTCAGCGAGATCTGACACGTTCATATCCCCGGTGTGAACGAGACGGTACAGGATTTCGTACCGCGTGCGGTCTCCGATCGCAGCGTACATTTCTATATACTCGTCGAGATCCAGTACGCTATTCGGTGGGAGCTGATCGGCTGGGTCGGCGGGGCGGTCTTCCAACCTCCGCGGGCGATCCGGCGACATACGTTGGTCTACAGGGACGAGGGAGATATGAGTTGTCGACAGAGACAGATTCTAAGAGTAGTAGATAATCGCACGATTATATTATTCAAAATTTGCGTATAACTTGTATTCGGTACGAATTGCTTATTGACCACTGAGGTTCCCGTCAATCTGTGTATCTCTCCGAAGGGAGCTGTCCAATTGAGCATCCCCTCAACGGGAGTTCATCCGTTACGTCCCTAATTCAGCCGATCGTGTGAAAAATGGTGTCTGAACCGTCTGAGCCAAGGAAAAAGTTGACCGGATTTCCCCGCCAGATTCGGTGTAATCGATCGATTCGCATTGCGACCGTCTCAACCCACTATTCAATGTTATTTCGCTCACCGAAGTCGAGATGACTTCGACTTCCAACGCACCGAACAGTAAGATAGACGCCAAAGTCGGTCAGTAACCCTCGTTTCATCTAGTTCCTATTTCCACCCAGTTTGTACGGGTGCCACCAAAATAAATACGAATCGCTACCGATCATATTAATTATATTCCCAGTAAATTATTTATAGGCATAGAGAAGTACTTGATGATCCCGTAGATTGCTGATAGCAAAGTTACGGGTACAATCTACGACCATCTCAACTATAAAGTGGACAAATTAAACACCACCATCGTACCAACCAGGTTTTGCTCCTAACTGATTCATCGCTTCTTCAATGTCAGTAACTCCGGTTAAGACACCAGGGATCGCGCCTTCGTCCTGAACGTAGACAAAGTACCCGTTGAAGGGATTCACCTCCGGTGCAGTATCTGACCCGATGTAGTGATACGACGTTCCAATTTGCCTTTGGAAACTTTGTACATCATGAGTGAATATCGAATCGCCTGGACCCGAGTATCGATCAAGGATCAACGACGATTCAGCCGTCCCTGCCTGATACACCAAGTTAGCATCGTTAAAAGCAATTCCAGACATGAATTCCCACCTTTCTGAGACGGAAAAGTCACCAGGAGCAACCGTCGACTCAGATTCAAATGGGAGCTCGACAGTTATCTCATCAGGGCCTTCGCCAGTCGTTACGAGAATAATCGCTTGCAACGGTTCGGGCGACAGGTCAAAGTCGCTTCCAGTAATTTGTGACCAAGAATTCGACTCCCCATCAAATTCATACATCACACCTACACCGTCCATACCCTCCGTAATGAGATCTCGATACGTACCATCAACCTCACCAGGGATACCTACCGAATACACCTCACCAGTATTATCGAACGAAAACTCGAACGCAGGATCCGTATCTTGAACAACCACAGCGGAATCGGTCGCCGTCGTATCTTCAACCGAGAATTCAAACTCGTAATTCAACTGACCAACCGAGGACAAGTCCAAAACAAAGCTATCAGAACTATATAAATCCGGAATCATCACTTCATCTTCAGAGATCTCAACACCGGTAATCTCTCCAAAGATGGCTTCAACAGTATCATCGTCAAAACTACTCACATCAGTCACAAGGTTGTACCCATGACGAGAGCTCTCAACGTAGACAGGATATTCATCCTCACCAGGCCAAACATCAACGTGAAGTGTCTGTTGGTGGATTGAAAATTCTTGAACCGATTCTCTCGAGGTAGCGTTATTTAGTTCCCAGCCCCCGCCTTCCTCTAGAATTCCGGAATCAAATTTTACCCCCCATGTATCCTCAGACACCTCGGTGGGTTCCAATTGCCAGTATAACGCACCATCGTTCATGATTTCATAAATATGACCCTCGTCAACACCGTCGGTTATGATTATTTCTTCCCCGAGCCAATAACTTTCATAACTAGAGTCAGTATCCGATTCAGCAACTGAAGACGAAATTGCACCCAAGCCAATGAGAGCCAGAAAAGTCGCTAACAAGCAAGCAAAAATCAGTACACGAACGACATCTCGATCTGAGCAACCCGCCATACGCCAAGCATGTTTTTCACCCAACAAATGACTTCGGGCCAATACAACCGATACGAACCCAACAAAATCATCAGAGAAACAAAGGCTACCCAATTAAATCTTCACAGTTCCTAACTCATATCACACCCCTTCTGAGAGACGTCTGAACGGTAGCA
This region includes:
- a CDS encoding ArsR/SmtB family transcription factor, whose translation is MSPDRPRRLEDRPADPADQLPPNSVLDLDEYIEMYAAIGDRTRYEILYRLVHTGDMNVSDLAETLSTDPNTLGDQLDRLLDAGLIQRRKQTDKGDTAVRTYFRATILGEVALTEGIDELIQGEQEFPAMYGSSVEE